In Vitis vinifera cultivar Pinot Noir 40024 chromosome 17, ASM3070453v1, one genomic interval encodes:
- the LOC100260292 gene encoding pentatricopeptide repeat-containing protein At5g66520: MLVEEASPANLTGLRALQQHFFSLLQTCDTIKKLKQIHTQIIVNGFSQKNFLLVKLLSFYITSGNLLNAHKVFERIENPSTTVWNQMIRGHSQSETPHKLVELYNRMVEAEAEPNEFTYSFLIGGCARSRLLREGEQVHGRVVANGYCTNVFVRTSLVNLYAIAGGYDGVRKARRVFDEIVDRNIVSWNSLLAGYVRCGDVDGARRIFDEMPERNVVSWTTMIAGCAQIGRCKQALHLFHEMRRAGVKLDQVALVAALSACAELGDLKLGTWIHSYIDERLHAGNQPLLVSLNNSLIHMYASCGVIDKAYKVFIGMQQRSTISWTSMITGFAKQGHAEEALGVFQWMQRLGTDEGRPDGITFIGVLCACSHAGFVDQGRHFFECMNKKWGIVPRIEHYGCMVDLLSRAGFLDEAHRLIESMPMKPNDAVWGALLGGCRIHKNAELASHVAQKLALELKPDQAAGYLVLLSNVYATAKRWQDVALVRQKMVEIGVRKPAGRSWVQINGVVHDFVAGDWTHKHASSVYEMLSKITRQAKLEGYKLDISEVLLDVE, translated from the coding sequence ATGTTAGTTGAAGAAGCAAGTCCCGCCAATTTAACAGGTTTAAGAGCTCTACAACAACACTTCTTCTCTCTATTACAGACCTGCGACACCATAAAGAAACTCAAGCAAATTCACACCCAGATAATCGTCAATGgcttttcccaaaaaaatttccttctcGTTAAGCTCTTGTCTTTCTACATAACTTCTGGTAATCTCCTAAATGCACATAAAGTTTTTGAACGTATTGAAAACCCAAGTACTACTGTTTGGAATCAAATGATCCGAGGGCATTCTCAGAGCGAAACGCCCCATAAGTTGGTTGAGCTTTACAATCGAATGGTAGAGGCTGAGGCTGAGCCCAATGAGTTCACGTATTCGTTTCTTATTGGTGGTTGTGCGCGGTCGAGGTTGTTGAGAGAGGGCGAGCAGGTGCATGGAAGAGTTGTGGCAAACGGGTATTGCACTAATGTGTTTGTTCGGACGAGTTTGGTTAATTTGTATGCGATCGCTGGGGGATATGATGGGGTAAGGAAGGCACGCCGGGTGTTTGATGAAATAGTTGATAGAAATATAGTGAGTTGGAATTCGTTGCTTGCAGGGTATGTTAGGTGTGGGGATGTTGATGGGGCACGGAGGATTTTTGATGAGATGCCGGAAAGGAATGTTGTCTCGTGGACAACCATGATTGCAGGATGTGCGCAAATTGGGAGGTGTAAGCAAGCGTTACATTTGTTTCATGAGATGAGAAGGGCCGGTGTAAAATTAGACCAGGTGGCATTGGTGGCAGCTTTGTCAGCCTGTGCTGAATTGGGGGACTTGAAGTTGGGGACATGGATCCACTCTTACATTGATGAGAGACTGCATGCTGGAAATCAGCCATTGCTTGTGTCTTTGAACAATTCGCTCATACACATGTATGCCAGCTGTGGTGTAATTGATAAAGCTTATAAAGTATTCATAGGGATGCAACAGAGAAGCACTATTTCTTGGACAAGCATGATCACAGGTTTTGCAAAACAAGGCCATGCAGAAGAAGCTCTTGGTGTGTTTCAGTGGATGCAGAGGTTGGGAACGGATGAAGGGAGACCCGATGGGATAACCTTCATTGGAGTTCTGTGTGCCTGCAGCCATGCTGGATTTGTCGACCAAGGCCGTCATTTTTTTGAATGCATGAATAAAAAATGGGGCATTGTACCAAGGATTGAGCACTATGGATGCATGGTTGATCTCCTGAGCCGTGCTGGCTTCTTGGATGAAGCACATAGACTCATTGAGTCTATGCCTATGAAGCCAAATGATGCTGTATGGGGTGCTCTTCTTGGTGGATGCAGGATTCACAAGAATGCCGAGCTTGCTTCCCATGTTGCTCAAAAATTGGCACTTGAGCTTAAACCTGATCAAGCTGCAGGCTATCTTGTGCTACTGTCAAATGTTTATGCTACTGCTAAAAGGTGGCAGGACGTTGCTTTAGTGAGACAGAAGATGGTTGAGATAGGTGTAAGAAAGCCTGCAGGCCGAAGTTGGGTCCAAATAAATGGAGTTGTCCATGACTTTGTGGCAGGTGACTGGACTCACAAGCATGCATCTTCAGTATATGAGATGCTTAGCAAGATTACAAGGCAAGCCAAATTGGAAGGCTACAAACTGGACATTTCAGAGGTGCTTTTGGACGTTGAATAG